CGCCTTAAACTATTTGTGATATTTATCGATTTTTCGAATTGTAAATCAGAATCAAAAATTGCACCTATTGAGTTTCTATCTTCTATTAGTCTCTCTGGTTCATCCTCAACTGAGTTTATAAAGTGGGTGCGTAAAATTTCAATATCTTGGCTATCTACACCATCTTCATCTAATACAGGTAAGGCTTCTAACTTAGAGTAGTCACTCCTCTCAGAAGGATTAAGCGCAATACCACTAAATCTAGGTTTGGAACTTTTACGCTTGTTGCTCTGTGGCTCTACTGCACGTCTTGGTCTTGGTGGCTGCCAATCGTTTGAAAAAAATCGTTTTAATGAAGAAACATAAGGTCGATCTTTTTTATTTAAAATGCTCTCACTGTCATTAAGCAACTTATCTAGTTTTGCAGCAATTTCAGTAGCTCCCCACGAGCCTAATTCATCTGAAAACAACTGGACATAAAACATGTTGCTGTCTGCATGTTGTAACATCCGAAATGCTAAACAAACTTCCTCACAGCGTGTGCTAGTTAAGGGTTGGATATCTTCAGCTTGCAGTATTGTTTTATTGGTTATGTAATGCCTAACAAATGCCTGAAAGAATTTCTTATCCACCGGCGAGTTTTTGAGCACTGAGGCATAAAACAGAATTAAATATAACGGATTAGCTTTTGCCCAATTTAAGGACCTGTGTCTTTTTCGATAAAGATTAACATCCGACTTGTCAGAATCGGCGCAGATATCAAGCTGTAACGTTTCACGTAAATAATCAGGTAACTGCAAGTGTTGTTGTAAATTATCATCATCACTCATTGTTAAGTCTGCTAGTGATGCTGACACGTAATAAAAACCAGCTAAATCTTCAGGAGCATCAATTGCCGTTAAAAAAGCATTAATATTATTTTCTATACTTTCAAGCTTATCTTGTTCATAGCGGTTTTTAGCCTGTTTCACAGCGTGAGTTAACAAACTATGCCTAATAGTATTAGTGCTTTTCATAGCGCTAACCTCTCCTTTCACTTCTGAAAGATTTCCTACTTATGCCTAAATGGTCACACAAAGCATTTTTATTTGTTAATCCCGGATAAAGCAGGCTCCATTTGGGCTCATTAAAAATGCCTCGGGTATCTGTGTTAAACCATTTACACAGCAACTCATGAATTTTATAAGGTTCTGTAAAAACCCTTTGCTCTAATAGCACATTGGTTAATTCATTTAAAATAGCCATATCTCTGAATGCTTTACTGGGCTTTTTATTAAAAACGAAAGCAGGCACTACATCAGGTCGACTTTTGCAATAAAGGCTAAAGCTATTTAAACCACAAAACACTCGGAATACTTTCTTAGAATCAAAATAACCCCATACAGGCTGTTGGAGCATATCTATTACTGGAATGCGATGTGACTCAACCTCAGTTGCTCCTTTTACCAGTAAATGAGCATTTAGGTTGATATTTGTGCATAATATTTTTAAATCGCCGTCTAACTCCAATTTTACATCAGCTAAATTTTGAAGCTCAGCTTGGCTTAATAGGTTTGTAATCTGCTTATGAGTAATAGTTTCCATCTGCTAGCTCCGCTTAAGTCCATTTTAGGCGTAACTGATGATAGCTCATTATTTTCTCGATTCGCCTTTATTTTTCAATTATTTACAAATAAGACTAGTTTTCATCATATTGATAATTAAAAAGAATCTCCGGTTCGCAGGGTCTTAAGTTCGAATATCATATATAGAGTGTCTGAAAAAGTAGTTTTACTTATCACCTGCTAAATCGTAGATCATTGTAAAAGAACTCCCTACATCAGCACCTGTTGCATTTTAAATGGTCCACCGGTAGTAATTTCAGTAAGCCACAATTATAAAACTCAAGGACCATCGATTGCAGAAATCATCCATTAATATCAAAGACTGCTAAGAGCCAATTGCAGTCATTGCTGTCTCGTAATTATGCATTGCAATAACTTAAAGCAAGAAACGTTTCAGCTGTATTTATATCCATTATTAAGTACTTTCCTGATTTTCACAGACAACTAAAATAAACAATTTAATCACAACATAGAGATAGCAAAGTGTGGCAGATTTTGTTAATAATATGGGGAATTACTAACAGGAAGCCCTTTTGTCAGAATAAAAGGAAAGTTTCCTCTGATAAAGTTGTTGAACTAAGCCGCTACGCGGAGCTTGTCGTAAAAAACACCATCTGAGCCACACTTACTCCGGGACTATTCCCATTACAACCGGAGACACATCATGACCCCTTTACGCAAAACGATGATAGATGAATGTCGGTTGCGTGGTCTTGCCCGCAAAACCGAAGAAACGTACTTATATGCGGTTGAGCAACTTAGTCGACATTATCATCAAAGCCCAGATACGATTTCAGAAGCCCAGCTTGAACAGTATTTTAGGTATCTCACGTTAGAGAAACACCTATCTCGCAATTCAATTCATGTGCAATTAAATGGTATCTACTTCTTTTTTAAAACGGTTTTACACCGAGGGTTTACGATAACCAAGCCGCTTACTAAGCGCACGGTTACGTCACCCTTAATGTTAAAACAAGAAGAGATACAGCGTGTTATTGCTCTGTGTCCAAACCAAAAGCATCGCTTTATGTTGATGACATACTATGGCACTGGTTTAAGATTAATGGAGTTAATTAATCTTAAAGTTGCCGATATTGATGGTCAAAGAAAGACATTGAAGGTGTGCTCTGGTAAAGGAAATAAAGATCGCTACGTACTATTAACCCCAGCGGTATTGCAGTTACTCCGCGAGTATTGGCGGCAATATCGGCCACGCGATTGGTTGTTTTACTCTAGTCGAGGTATGGAGCTCGCTATGTCCAGTAGCAGTATCAGTAAGGTCTTTAGAACGGCTGTTAAGGCGGCAGGCTTACCGACTGGATGCAGTATTCATAGCTTGCGTCATGCTTATGCAACGCATCAGCTAGTAGCAGGAATGCCCTTGCATGAACTGCAAAACCAGTTAGGCCATAGCAATATTAAAACGACACAGCACTACTTGCATTGGTTGCCGGAAATGGGCAACGGTGCGAGAGATTTACTTGCTGATTGGGCTATCTCATGAGCTTACATTTGTCAGAGGTACTAGATCAATTTCTACCTGACTATCAGCAGAGCCAAACGATGAGTTGGCAACAACAGGCTGTATGTAAACATATCATGCAGTGTCGCACCGCTGCTCTAGGCCAACAATTGTGGCAATGCGATAGTTGCCACCAACAGCAAGTGGTGTACTGCTCGTGCCGAGATAGACATTGCCCGCGCTGTCAAGGGCAACGCACCCGTGATTGGCTGCAAGCACAGAGTGCCAACTTGGTGCAGGCGAAATACTTCCACCTCGTGTTTACCTTGCCGCATGAGCTCAATGTACTGAGCCAGTATGCACCAGAGAAACTCTATAAAAGCCTGTTTAATGCGGTGTGGCAAACGTTAAGCACCTTTGCTCAGAGACATCGTAAAGTGGCAGGTGAATTAGGCATGACAGCTATCCTGCATACGTGGGGGCAAACCCTGTCGCAGCATATTCACCTACACTGCTTAATTCCTGGCGGTATGTTAAATAAAGCTGAGCGTTGGCAATTGATAAGCAAAGGTTATTTGTTTCCAGTGAAGGCATTATCCACAGTGTTCAGAGCGAAGATGTTGCAGCAGTTACGCAGTGAGCAGCTCAGCATCCCCAACGCCGATGCATTGATGGCGAAACCTTGGACGGTGTTTAGCAAAGCTTGTTTGTGTAAACCACAAACGGTACTGAGTTATCTTGGTCGTTATACCCGCAAAGGCGTATTGCATGAAAGTCGGTTGCAGCATATTGATACTGACAATGTTAGCTTTAGATACCGTGACTATAAAGACGGCAACAAACACAAAGTGATGATCTTAAAGGGGACTGAGTTTATCCGCCGTTACTTAAGCCATGTATTACCAAAAGGCTTTATGCGCATTCGACATTATGGAATATTGGCGAATCGATGTCGCAAGCAGAAACTGGCGATTATTAGAAAACAGGAGGTGGCAGCGAATCCAGAGGAAAAACAGACAACCTCTGAACAGGAAACGCCTTGCTGGCATTGCCCGCACTGCCGAACGGGTTTACTTCACTTAGTGTCTGTATTAGCACAAGATTTGCACCGAAAGCCTGATAGCTGACCTGTTAAAGCATCAGGATGATAAAGAGTAGGTCGATAAGATCTAGGATTGCTATTGCCTAATAACAGAAACCTTACAAAAAAATTAGAAAGCAGCGAGTATGATGACAACCCAGAATCGACATAAGTACATGCTTAATAGTTATTTACGCTTCAACATGATGTAAATCAGTTGTTCCCTAAAGTAACAAATTCCATTAGCATCAAGTATACCAATAATAAAGCGAGTCGGCCCGTCCAACAGGCGTTTACCCGCCACTGCACAACGTGCCGGATAAAACGCTAAAGGGTTATGGCTGTAATCGATAGAGGATATCTAAAATGGCAGATCTGGTAACAACCGTCTCCACCGCTATAAGCTTGGCGACTAGACTCAGAGAAATAAGCAAGAATATTGAAGATGCTGAGTTCAAGAATCTTCTTGCAGACCTGAACCTTGAGCTAGCAGATGCCAAGATGAAGATGGCTGTTCTGATATCTGAAAACGCGGAAATGAAAGCGAAACTGGACTCCCTTACGAGCGCCACTGGCGAACCATGTCCCAAGTGCAATAATAGGACATTTCAAATTGTATCTACTCGCGCCCATCCGACGTTTGGTGACATGGGCGCTAAGGAAAGAGAGTATAAATGTTCTGGCTGTGGGTTCGAAGAATCTAAACTCATCAAACCATAACAAGGCCAGGCACGGCGACGCCTACTACATTGCGGCTTCGCCTCCATTTCGTAGCCGCGCATGCTGGCAGCGTTATACGATGGCCGTAAAAAGTCCGCTTGCGACCCAAAGCGGTCATTAGGAACGATCATGTTGATCCCAGTGAAAGGAGTTCATGTGAGCCAACAAGAAGAGAAGTACCCAGCTAGCGCCATATCCTCGTGGAGCGGCTTCGTTTATCAAGGGAAAATTGCGCTATATCACTCACTTAAACTTATTCATGATGGTGACTTGGACTTCGAGCTTCAGCTAGATAGTAGCGACGACTTCGCTATTTATAAGGCCGGAAAGCTACATTCTGCTCATCAAGTTAAAGCCAAGATTAGTCGTTATCGCAGTGGCTACGCCAAGGCACTAGAGCAGTGCACTTTAATCGAATACGACAAAATAAAAGGGACGCCCCGTTACTTTCACGTATCCGTACAGCTAGACAATACCGATGATCACAAAGGCGCTAGCGGAGAAATAGTAAAATTCTACCGCTACGGAGACAACTTTCACTGTGGACTGGGTGAAATTGAAGGACTAACCAAAGCACTAATAAAAAAAATATTTGAGAACGAGTCCATCACTGTCAGTGATAATCTCATAAATTTTAACTATTGCTTACTTTCAGAAAAAATAAGTACCAAGGCGATACACAATCACAAATTAAATCAAGTGGACGGCTTTTCAGAAAACAAAGCTGCTTACGTGGGCCGTATCGAGGGCAAAGAAATCTTAGAGGACCTTCTGAACCAAAACCCCTACCAGGATAGGGGTTACTATGCAGTTGAGTTGAAGACTGAACTCCTAACATACTTGGAAGAAATACTGGATCAGACACTTCCACGCATGAGTGATGCCACTTATGAGAGAGCTAGACGTTTGTGTGAGCACATTCGCGAAACGCCCATCAACGAATTAAAAAAACTATGCCAGATGATGAAGCCATCCGAGCGGTTCCAAGACGTTCAGACGAACGACATTAGGCGATATACCAAGCTCATCCAGGCTATTTCGGTGGAGCCCATATTCAAGCATCTCCCGCACTACCTAGATAGCGAAAATAGGTTCTACGTACCTACAGCGCTTGACGTAGATGAAAGCGAAGAGTGTGAGTCTGACATGATCCGTGAAATGAAAAACAACGGCGATCTGCTGAGACTACTTTTTGAGTACAATCATCTAATTGCTAGTAAATCAGAAGCCTCATTCACCTTTAATACAAAATTCACAAACTCAGATGATTTCGACAACAAACCGGCGACTGAGAAGCTTGAAAGTAACATCACCAAATCACTATGCATTAGCGTAATTACAATAGATGACGCGGAGGGGCGACTAAATGATAAAACAACTCATGGATGAAGCACTTGTTGCCCATGGCTTTGTGAACAAACATGAACTGGAAACCACAAGCTTTTATATTCGCGAGTCTGGATCTGCCATTAGGTTCGCAGTCGTACATAACTTAGACGACCTAACTGCCCCTGCCGAACTGAATAACCGAATCAATCACCTTGCTCCTGAGGAATTTCTCAGAAACCCAAGC
The sequence above is drawn from the Rheinheimera salexigens genome and encodes:
- a CDS encoding tyrosine-type recombinase/integrase; amino-acid sequence: MTPLRKTMIDECRLRGLARKTEETYLYAVEQLSRHYHQSPDTISEAQLEQYFRYLTLEKHLSRNSIHVQLNGIYFFFKTVLHRGFTITKPLTKRTVTSPLMLKQEEIQRVIALCPNQKHRFMLMTYYGTGLRLMELINLKVADIDGQRKTLKVCSGKGNKDRYVLLTPAVLQLLREYWRQYRPRDWLFYSSRGMELAMSSSSISKVFRTAVKAAGLPTGCSIHSLRHAYATHQLVAGMPLHELQNQLGHSNIKTTQHYLHWLPEMGNGARDLLADWAIS
- a CDS encoding IS91 family transposase yields the protein MSLHLSEVLDQFLPDYQQSQTMSWQQQAVCKHIMQCRTAALGQQLWQCDSCHQQQVVYCSCRDRHCPRCQGQRTRDWLQAQSANLVQAKYFHLVFTLPHELNVLSQYAPEKLYKSLFNAVWQTLSTFAQRHRKVAGELGMTAILHTWGQTLSQHIHLHCLIPGGMLNKAERWQLISKGYLFPVKALSTVFRAKMLQQLRSEQLSIPNADALMAKPWTVFSKACLCKPQTVLSYLGRYTRKGVLHESRLQHIDTDNVSFRYRDYKDGNKHKVMILKGTEFIRRYLSHVLPKGFMRIRHYGILANRCRKQKLAIIRKQEVAANPEEKQTTSEQETPCWHCPHCRTGLLHLVSVLAQDLHRKPDS
- a CDS encoding ABC-three component system protein, which codes for MSQQEEKYPASAISSWSGFVYQGKIALYHSLKLIHDGDLDFELQLDSSDDFAIYKAGKLHSAHQVKAKISRYRSGYAKALEQCTLIEYDKIKGTPRYFHVSVQLDNTDDHKGASGEIVKFYRYGDNFHCGLGEIEGLTKALIKKIFENESITVSDNLINFNYCLLSEKISTKAIHNHKLNQVDGFSENKAAYVGRIEGKEILEDLLNQNPYQDRGYYAVELKTELLTYLEEILDQTLPRMSDATYERARRLCEHIRETPINELKKLCQMMKPSERFQDVQTNDIRRYTKLIQAISVEPIFKHLPHYLDSENRFYVPTALDVDESEECESDMIREMKNNGDLLRLLFEYNHLIASKSEASFTFNTKFTNSDDFDNKPATEKLESNITKSLCISVITIDDAEGRLNDKTTHG